The DNA region ATGACAGTTGCGTATTGATTAACCAGATTAACAACGTCAAAAAGATAGTTGGAAAGTGGCATACGAAAGCCTGTACCAACAATGGCATCAATCATCAGATATTCATTTTGAGATTGAGAAAAATATGAACTCAACTCATCTACGTTTCTAATTTCATTAACTCGTACACCGTAGCGCTTGGCCCTTTTGGCCTGAACGAGAACTTCATCACGAGGTGTTTCATTTGGAAACAGAACAAAAGCACGCACTCGATGCCCGCGATTAGCTAAGTTTCTAGCGATAGCAAATCCATCGGCTGCGTTATTTCCCATTCCAGCAAGAAGAACAATCTCTCCAAAGTTATGATCATCTAAGAAGGCCTTTTCAATGAAATCAGCACCACGAAGACCAACATTCTCCATAATTAAAGATTCACTGAAACCAAACTCTTCTTTAGTTATTCTTTCAATTTCAATCATTTCCTTTAGATCGACAACTCTCACAGAAACTCCTTTTAGTGATCGTAATGAGTGAAAAGACTTTGTAGGTCTTTTGTCACATTTCCAAGTCCGTTGAAGACGGCCTGGCAAATAATCCAATGACCTATATTGTATTCTTCAAAGAGATTATTTTCTAGTAGTGGAACAACACTTTCTTTGGTTAATCCATGTCCTGCGTGACAGTTGATTTTTTTACTCAGTAAAAACTCATGGGCAGCTTTAAATTGAGTTAAATACTTTGAATAGTCCTCTTCCAAAAGATGAGCTCTAGCATAGTCTCCCGTGTGGACTTCAACGGCATCAATTTTCATTTTCGAGGCTAGTTCTAGTGTTTGTAGATCGGCCTCTAAAAAAAGAGAAATCTTTGTATTAGGACTCTTTTCCTTAATAAGCTCGCAAGTCTTATTCACTTTTTCAAAGTTAGTACTTGAAACCAGATCCAGTCCACCTTCCGTTGTTCTCTCCTCCCTTTTTTCGGGGACGAGGCAAACCCATTCAGGGGCCGTTGCAATGGCTATCTCAACGATTTCATCATTACATCCTAGTTCTAAGTTTAGTGGCTTACCATAGCGCTTTGTCACAAGTTGTACGGCCTCCACATCTGTATCTTGAATGTGGCGTCGATCTTCGCGCAAATGGATTGTAATCTGGTCGGCACCGTTTTCAAGAACAACTCTTGCGGCCTCAACAACAGAGGGGTAATCTTCTCCACGGGCCTGTCTCAATGTGGCCACGTGATCAATATTGACACCAAGTCTTGGGATCATCGTCTTTCCTTTTATTGTCCTAACTCTGCAGTAACAACACTAACAAGTTCATCGCAAAGAGAGTTCACTAGATCAAATCTCTCTCCTTCTACCATTACTCTTGCAAGAGGTTCTGTACCAGAATAGCGTACGAGAACACGCCCCTTGTCACCTAATTGTTCATCAACTTTTTTCAACATTGCTTGAACGGGCTCAATCGTATCGAAAGGAACTTTCTTATTAACAATGGCACTCTTTGTTACCTGTGGGTATAGTTTAATTTCTTCTAAAATTTTTGTTAATTCATCACCATAAGTTTTGATTGCTTCAACCATTTTAAGAGCTGCAAGAGAACCATCTCCTGTTGTCGAATGCTCTTTAAAAATAATGTGACCAGATGGCTCACCACCTAGAATCGCTCCACTCTCTCTCATGTATTCCATGATGTAGCGGTCACCAACTTTTGTACGGTGAAATTTTAAACCTAAGCTTTTAAGGTAAACTTCAAGTCCGAGGTTTGACATGACTGTCCCAACCACAGTATCACCTTTTTTCAAAGATCCTTGATCGAGAAGCATTTTAGCGAATAGACCGATAAGCACATCGCCATCAATAACTTCACCATTTTTATCAATAATCGTTACGCGATCACCATCTCCATCCAAACAGATTCCTAAATCTGCTCGATACTTTTCCACTTTATCAGCGGCCTTCTCAGGATGAAGTGATCCACAGTTAAGGTTGATATTTTCACCATTAGGCTGAACGCCTAAGAGCATGACCTCAGCTCCAAGCTCATCAAACATCATTGGAGCAACTTTATATCCAGCACCATTGGCACAATCGAGAACAATTCTCATTCCATCAAGGTCCACATCACCTTTGATGGCCGACTTAACATGAACAATATAACGTCCAAAGACTTCTTTTAAGCGTTTCGCGTTTCCAAGCTCATGGCCAACCCTAACTGTCATAAGCTCAGGCGTGAGAACGAGTTCTTCAAGCTCTAGCTCAACTTCATCAGGAAGCTTGTGCCCATTGGCATCGAAGATTTTAATTCCGTTATCATCAAAGCTATTGTGTGATGCCGAAATCATAACACCTGCATCGGCCCTCATTGACTTTGTGACAAAGGCAACACCAGGAGTTGGAAGAGGACCTGTGAGTATAACACTTCCCCCCTGAGAACAAACGCCAGCAGCAAAGGCCTGTTCAAGCATATAACAGCTTAATCTTGTATCTTTACCTACGATAATAAGTGGTTTTTTTCTCTTTCCATTACCGTGAGTTTGAAAATAGTGAGTGACAGCACGACCGAGGGCCGTTGCTACCTCTGGAGTCATTGGATAAATATTGGCCCTGCCTCTAATTCCATCCGTTCCAAATAGCTTTCTTTGTGCCATACATTTCCTCTTTAAAATGAGTGTTTTATCGGACTCTTACATTAATAGATTGTGGATTGATTTGCAAAAGATGAACGCCTTCAGGCAGTGTTGCTCTGAGTTTAACGCGTACTCTTCCTTTTTTCCCTTCAGGTACATCGGCGATAACCTGCACATCAGATTCTTTTATAGAAACGCCATCGGGCGCAAGAACGTCTATTGAAACCATACGACTCGATGCACTCGTAACTTTTTTTGAACTTAAAAACCTTATGGGAATATTTTTGAGGGTCATATTCGCCGTTTTAGCGCGGACGTTATAATCAAAGACAATCATCTGATCGCGATCATAACCAATGCCTTCATCCAATTCGGTGAGAGCTATTTTTAGCTCACCGCTTCCCTCTAAGTCTGAGATATCGATTGGCACAGTGCGAATAAGTCCTGTTTTGCGCATTAATTCAACAGGCCCCTCAATGAGAATTCTCTTTGGTAGCAATTCCTTTTTCACAAGTCTAAGTTCACTTGGAAGCCCACCAACTAAATTAGCGCGAATGGGAATATACTTTTTGATTTTTCTATCGAGCCCCAGTGTAATTTCATGAGGTATAACTTCGAGAACATCAACACCAAATGGAACAGCAATATCATTTGGACCAATATGAACTTGAAAGTCTTTTCCCTTTTTAAAAGGAACTTTTGAGAGATCAATTTTTATTTTTTCATTTCTTCCAATAATATCATTGATAAAGGCACGCGCCCCCTTAAGCTTAACACTCACTTGTCTAGTTTCGGCCTTAGAGACCGCAAGACCAGTTGGCGCAATAAAATCGATTCGCATCTGCTTAACAATTTCTTGTGGCTCAGAATTGACGACATAAAACCAAAGAAAAAGCGATAGCAATATGCTGACGAGCTTTAAAAAAGTTCGCTCGATTCTCCCCTTATTTATTTTCTTTTTAGATCGAATGACCATGATTAAACCTTTTCCACACTTGTAATCGGAGCGAGTTCTTTACTTAATTTCTCCTGGGCCCAAATGTGCTTCATGTACTGGCGAAGATGCCCCTCATTTTCACAAGGATAAAAAACACCTTTAACACATAGACTGATGCGACCCGTTTCCTCACTGGCCGTGACAACAATAGCATCGGTAACTTCACTAATACCAAGGGCCGCTCTATGGCGCGTTCCCAGATGTCGATCAATCTCAACGTTCTTCGATAAAGGTAAGAAACAACCTGCGGCCGCAATCTTATTACCACGAATAATAACAGCACCATCGTGAAGTGGAGACTTCGTCTGAAAGATTGAATACAAAATATCAGAATGGATATGTGACTCCATTTTCGTACCAGTTGCAATATAATCGTAGAGACCATTTTTTCTTTCAAAAACAATGAGGGCACCAATTCTCTTTCTACTCATTGCACTTGTAACTTCAATTATCTCTTCAATATCAAGTTCAGCCTCTGGTCTTTGAAAAAAACCAAAAAACTTTTTACCTGTACCAACACTTGCAAGTGCAGAGCGAATTTGATCTTGAAAAAGAATAATGAAAATAAGAAAGAAAGAATCGAAAAAGTGTCTAAGAATCCAATTGAGCGAGTAAAACTTGTAATACTGGGCCGCAAAGAAAAATCCCACAAGAATAACAATTCCCATGAGCATTTGAAGCGCCCTCGTTCCGTGAACAATTCTTAAAATTTGATATAATAAAACAGCGACAAGAAAGACATCGACGAAGTCTTTCATACTCATCTGATTGACAAAAATATCTAAGATCTGCATGATCTATTCCTCTATTTAGACTAATTACTTGTCTTTATCGGCTATCATCTCAAAATAATTGAGCAATTTGCAAGGTTAAATATGACTTATAAAAAACTTAACGTTCAAACTAAAGGAGAAGGCTTTTACGATGTAACAAGAGAGCTTCGTAAAATGGCCAAAGACCTCTTTTCAAATGAAAGTGGAATGATTCAATTATTTATCACGCATACTAGTGCAGGATTAACAATCAATGAGTCTTTCGATCCAAGTGCAAGAATCGATTTAGAAAATTTCTTAAAACATCTGGCCCCAAGGGATTTAAAATTTATAACCCATACAGACGAGGGCGAAGATGATTCACCTTCTCATATGAAGGCCATTTTAATGAATCAAAATCTTGGTATCATTGTAGAAAGGGGCGAACTTATTTTAGGAACCTGGCAAGGAGTCTATCTCTGTGAATTTAGAGATGACCCCAAGACCAGATCTATTTTAGTCAAACCGTTTTTTGATTAGGCGGCCTTCTTCTCTTCGCTTAAAGAAGCTGGAGAAGAATCACCTTCTAGAGAATCCAGAACCTTATTAGACATAAGAAGCTTCTTTCTTAAAGCCTCTCTAGAAATTCCCATCTCTTTTGCTGCTTTAGATTTATTTCCGTTATTTCTCTTAATCTCAGCAAGAATCATCTCTCTTTCAACAAGAGCAATTCTATCTTTAAGTGAAATGCTGAAATCACTAACAAAAGGAATTGATCCAAACATTCTCTGCTTGTGATTAAAGTCAAGAAGAGGTGTCGTTGTATTTTCAAGGGCAACTTCTGTAATAACGTGAGATCTTGGATTATAAAGAACAGCTCTTTCAATACAAGTCTTCAGCTCTTTAACATTCGCTGGCCAATCGTAGTCTTTCATCTTTTGCATTGCTTTTGGTGAAAAGCTTTTTAAAAGGAGACCTTGTTTTTTACATTCGATCTTTAAGAAATACTCAGTAAGAAGTTCTAGATCATCGATCCTTCTTCTTAAAGGCTCTATTGCAATATATGCACTTGATAAGAATTCATAAAACTCTCTATCAAAAGACCCCTCATCAACAAGCTTCCCAAGATCTTTTGAACTTGTTGCTATAATACGAGCATCTATATTGATTCTTGATTCAGGAATTCCTCTCTTCTTAATAATCTCATGAAGCTTTCTTTGCTGCTCGAGACTTAACTGGCTAACTTCATGCAGAAGAACTGTACCACCTTGATTAGAAGTAAGAACACACTCTTGTTCTCCTGGCCCCCAAAGTTTCTTTTCTAAATGGGCCACATCTTTATCTTCACAGTGAATGGTATCAAAAGAATGTAATCCTCTTGATCCTTCGTGGTGAAGAATCTTTGCATAAAGTGTTTTACCGACACCTTTTTCACCATGAATAAGAACTGGCTCATCAAGGTCTTTAATTTTAATAATTGAATTTCTAAGACTTCCCACGTGAGGATGCTTACCAATAAGCGCGAATTTTCTATCAAACGGTTGAGAGAATCTTCTTAACTGTGAAGTCTCACTAATTGGATTGAAACCATGAAATACCGAAGAGAAAACAAGGGCAAGAACCTTCATTGTCTTTTCATCTTCAATGGTAAAACGATCTTGGTTTCTCTTATTGATAACTTCAATAACACCAATGATCTTATCTTCTCTATTGTGAATTGGATGGCAGATAATTGACTTCGTTTGAAATTCGAGCATTTTATCAAAACACTCATTAAATCGTGAACTATCATTTTGCACATCAATATTAAGGGCCACGCCTGTTGTAAAAACAGAACCAGCAATACCTAGTCTATAATCAAATTTCAACTGGTCCTTATCACAGCCAAGAGCTGCAATGGCCTCTAATTCATTATTCTCAGGATTGATCAGAAAAATTGAAGATCTTTGAGCGTTCATGATACGAACAACCTCTTCTAGCATATTATCAAGAAAGCCTTCTTTATCACCAAAATGAGTAATGTCCTTAAATAGAGAGAGCAGCAGCGAGAACATTTCAAAGCCTTCACTTGCCTTGGTATAACGCTCTTTTAACGCTGAATCGATAAGACATTCTTTCAAGCGCTCACTTGAAAAGCTTAGAATATATTGTTCTAAAAATTTATGAATCTTTTTCTCTTCATCAATTTCTACACCATAGATAATTTCTTCATCTTCAATTGTATTAGAAAAAGCACGAACAACCTGCCCTGTTAGGTCTAGGTGATACTTCTTAAATTGAAGTGAGATTGTAAGAGGCGTACCAACTGAGATTCTCTCTTTCGTTGAGAATCCAAGTCCTGTCACTGAGATATCTTGTAACTTTCCGTCCTCTATATAAACATCATTTCCTAATTCATCTTCCTTTTGAATCAAAAAGCGCAGATCATCTGCCTCTTCAACTGGAATTCTAAATGACTGGTAAAATTTAAACTCTTGAAAACTTGCGAGCATAACTCACTCCTAAAGATTGATGGCCTTTCCTCTTAGACATTTCGGTTGAGAGAGAGCAAAACTTAAGCGTTTTGCCTTAAAAATGAGGCAAGAAGACTAAACAAAAGATTGTGAATGGCAAATGAATGAACTTTCAACGACTTGCGACACGGCCCTGAGATATTTTTTTTTCCTTAAATTCTTTTTTCTTTTGGTGATTATTCAAAAAATGTGTATAAAACTTCATTACTTATCATTATTTTTTCGGGAGATGGGCCTTGTTATTTGAAGGATCTGAAAAGAAGTGCGAACTCATTGTTGATAGTTCAAAAATCAATTTGAGAGAACTAGACAAAGAATTCTGGAAAGAGCTCGTTGCTAAGTGCAACGCAACTATATTATCAACGATTTCTAATGAACACTGTGATGCTTATCTTTTAAGTGAATCATCTCTCTTTGTATGGAAAGATCATTTTCTTCTCATCACTTGTGGTCAAACGACATTGATTGATTCGATTGTTTTCTTCCTAGAAACCCATGGCCAAGAAGCCGTAAGACAATTGATCTTCCAAAGAAAGAATGAGTACTTCTCTTATCTTCAGCCGACAACATTTTTCGATGACGTAAAGAAACTTAAAAAAACAATTGATGGTGAAGCTTACCGCTTTGGAAAAATTGATGGACACCACAATTACCTATTCCACATTAATAAGGAATACAAACCAACAAACTTGGATAAAACTTACGAATTGCTGATGTATGATATTTGTCCAAAATGCATCGAAGTACTTACAAAAGAAAATCAGACGAAAGAAGTCTTAAGAGATTTTCTAGCACTTGATAAATTGATTCCTGGCTTTATTATTGATGACTTTGTCTTTGAACCATATGGATACTCTCTTAATGCGATTAAAGACGAGCACTACTTAACGATTCATATCACACCTCAAGAGTCGAGTTCATATATTAGTTTTGAAACGAATTTCGACCTTGTTGAAAAAATCAATATCCCACTTGAAGTCTTTAGACCGGGATCATTTGACCTCATTACATTTAACTCGGATAATATTCCGCAACTGATAGCGCAAGTTCCAGATGCATATACTGATAAGAGAAAAGTCCAAGGAGAGCTTGGATGTGGATACACAGTAACGTTTTCTCACTTCTACAAACATGTACAAGAAACACTTGCCCCTTATAAACTTGAGGAGTTTTAATTATGCACTCAAATCTATGGATTGAAGAAAAATTTAGAGACTTTTATGGAATGAGATATAAAGTTGAAAACGTTCTTTTTTCTGGAAAGAGCGAATTTCAAACTGTTGATGTCGTAGAAACAAAAGGACATGGAAAAATGCTCCTAAACGACGGTCTTGTTATGGTTACAGAGAGAGATGAGTTTGTTTATCACGACATGATAGCTCACGTACCTCTTTTTGTTCACCCTAATCCGAAAAAAGTTCTCGTCATCGGTGGTGGTGACGGTGGAACGGCCAGAGAAGTTATTCGTCATGAAAGTGTTGAAAAATGCGTCATGGTTGAAATAGACAAAATGGTTGTTGATGCTTGTCTTGAGCACATTCCTCTTACGAGTGAAAAACTAAGTGATCCAAGAATTGAGCTTCGAATTGAAGATGGTATAAAATACGTTAAAGAAACGACTGAGAAATTTGATGTTATTCTCGTTGACTCTACTGATCCAATTGGACCAGCTCAACCACTCTTCAATGAGAGCTTTTACCAAGATATTTATAACTGTCTAACAGACAACGGTATTGTTGTTTCACAGGGTGAATCTCCTTGGTATGAGCAAACAATGCAAAAGAAACTTGTATCAATTAAAAACAAGCTATTTGAAAAGACATTCATTTATAACTTCGTAAACCTAACCTATCCAGGTTCATTTTGGAGTTTTACTTTTGCAACAAAAGGTCTTCACCCAATAGAAGACTTTGATGCTAAAAGAGTGGCCGCGAGCGGTCTAGAATTTAAGTATTACAATGAGCAAATTCACAGTGGAGCATTTGCACTGCCTACATTTCAAAAGAAAGAGCTCGAAGGTCTTATTCAAAACTAGGAAATTCTTATGAACTACTGGCTAATGAAAAGTGAACCAGATACTTTTTCAATTGATGATTTAAAACAACGTCCAAAGAGTACAGAACACTGGGATGGGGTGAGAAATTATCAGGCCAGAAACTTTATGAGAGATGAGATGAAAAAGGGAGATCTTGTTCTCTTCTATCACTCTAGCTGCAAGGTTCCAGGAGTCGCTGGAATAGCAAAGATAGTTAAAGAAGCCTACCCTGATCATACGGCCTTTGATAAAAATTCAAATTACTACGATCCTAAATCAAGCGAGGAAAATCCTCGCTGGTTTATGGTCGATGTAAAATTTGAAAAGAAATTCAAAAAAGTAGTGACTCTAAAAGAACTTAAAACATTCGAAGAGTTAAAAGAAATGAAACTCTTACAAAAAGGCTCTCGTTTATCAATCATGCCTGTAACAAAAGAAGAATTCGACTTTATTCAAGGTCTCTCTTAACTTTCAATAAAAAATTCTCAATTTGAAATTTTGTAGAAACGCCTGACCTTTTGGTGAATAAGTGAAGGCAAGTAAAAGAAAAAAGACGGAAAGAGTAAAGGCTAAAAAGCCAAGAAAAAAAAGTCCAAAAGTCCCAACGCGGGCCTTAAATGTTTGATCATAATAAGCATGTAATGAATGCTTAGATGACTTTTTATTTCCTTGTGATGAATAATCGTGGGCAAAACTCATAACTCCTCCACCTTAATTATCGTCATTCCAGACGAGAACCTTAGATGGAGGAGATAAGTATTTATTTTTTGTTATCTGAAGTCTTTAAATAGGTATAACCAGCGAGACAATCCTCATAGAAGTCTATCAGGCGAACACCTTCTCTAGGATTGATACTGCCACGAACAACTTCCTTATCAATGGCCTTTTTCACAGTGAAGGCCATAAATTGTGGATTGTACTGCATTGTCGAAAGTACAAGCTCTGCAGAAGAGCCCTTGATAACTTCTTCAATATAGAACTTCTTTGGGTCCTCTTCGTGCGAGTACACGTGAACTTCATTTAGACGACCAAATAAGTTATGCATATCACCCATAACATCCTGATAAGCACCCGTTAAAAAGATACCTAAGTAATAAGGCTCATCACTTTTAAGCTTATGTATCGGGATCGTTTTTCTCTCACCCTCAAGGTCGATAAACTTATCAATTTTCCCATCACTGTCACAAGTGATATCAACTAAAGAAGCGTTCTTCGTCGGCTTCTCATCTAGGCGAGAAATCGGACAAATTGGCAATAACTGATCAATGGCCCAACTATCAGCGGCCGATTGAAAGACTGAGAAATTACAAAGATATTGGGCCGATAAAAGCTCATCTAATCCCTGTAAGTCTTCAGGAACAAATTCCTGATCATCGAGCTTATCATTGATCTTTTTAAGAACTCTCCAATAGAGAGTCTCACTCTTGGCCCTTTCTTCCAATGTAATAACACCGAGCTTGAAACCGTTATTCACATCATCTTTAATCTGAATAGCATCATTATAAGCCTCTTGAAGAGAAGAGAGTTGATCAATATTCTCTTCAAGATCACGCATATTCGTAACCAAAATATGCTCACCCGTAGTTCTCTTTGTATCGAGCGTTTCGGCCGTGTTATCAATCTCACCGACTACATTTGTGACAAGACATGAGTGATGCGCAGTAATGGCACGCCCACTTTCAGTTACAATATTTGGGTGTGGAACAGCTTCGATATCACAGATCTGTTTTAATCCGTAAACAATATCAGAAACGTATTCGACAATTGAATAGTTAGTCGAAGATTCATTAGTCGTTTTAGAACCATCATAATCAACACCAAGTCCTCCCCCAACATCGAAGTACTCGATTGGAACATTCATCTGGTGAAGTTTAGCATAAATTCTACCACCTTCTTGGATCGCCTCTTTAATAGAGCGAATGTCTGTAATTTGTGATCCAATGTGAAAGTGAAAGAGTTTAATACAATGATCGAGACCTTCAGCTCTTAAAAATTGAATGGCCCTAAGGATTTCAGCAGTAGTTAGTCCAAACTTAGCGCGATCACCACTTGAACTCTCCCACTTACCTCTTCCTTTAACAGTCATCTTCGCACGAATTCCAATCATTGGTTCAACACCCATTTGGCGTGAAATCTCAACAAGTGGTTTTAATTCCGAGAATTTTTCGATAACAACGACAACTTTCCTCTTTAACTTTCGTCCAATCATAGCAAGACGAAGATACTCTTCGTCTTTATAACCGTTGAGAACAGTAAGAGAGTTTTTATTATTATTGTAAGCGAGAACACTTAGTAGCTCTGGCTTCGAGCCTGCTTCAAGTCCATAATCAAATTTAGCACCGGCATCGACAATCTCCTCGACAACTTCGCGCATCTGATTAACTTTAACAGGATAGACCCCAAGAAAACGCCCTTCGTAGTCGGCCTCTTCGATAACATCACGAAAGACCTTATTGATGTGCTTTACTTGTGAACGCAAAATATCATGAAAACGAATAACAGTTGGAAACTGAACACCCATTGTTTTCATCTCTTCTATAACTTCTTTAATGGCAAAGCTCTGTGTAGCTTCCTTACCGTTTGGGTTAACTGTTAGGCATCCATCTTCACCGATACCAAAATATCCATTACCCCATTTTGAAACGTGATACGTTGCTTCAGCATCCTCTACTGACCACTTTGAATCACTCATAGTCACTCCTACTTATTGAGAATTAAAATTAATTCTCTTACTACCTTCGCAGCAAAAACGTCACTATTACCAGATTGATCAATTGAAGGAGATAGCTCAACAACATCACAACCTACAAAATTCTTGTTTCTTAAGATCTTAATCAATTTAATAAATGAATGAAAGTCCTCTCCTCCCGGTTCAGGTGTACCTGTTCCAGGTAGAAAACTTGGATCAAAATAATCGAGATCAAGAGTCAAATAGACTGGTCGATCATCAGCAATTTTTTCAACACTTTCAATAAATTCAGCGCGAGAAGTCTTAATCGTTTTATTTTCACGCATCCACTCATATTCTTCTTTTGTTCCAGAGCGAATTCCATACTGAATCAACTCATGGCCTTCTTGAAAATGGTCGAGTGATCTTCTTATAATTGAAGCATGTGAATAATGGTAACCTTCATAACCGTCACGAAGATCAGCGTGAGCATCTAAGTGAATAAGAACAAGATCAGGATATTGCTTTAAGTAAGTCGCAATAGGAGCATAGGAAATTGAATGCTCTCCACCTAGAGTTAGAAGCTTTATTCCATCTTTTTTAAGATTAATATCGTTGAAAACGTCGAAGAAGTAATCTGTTGCAGTTTGCCACATTTCTTTAGCATCTTCAGAATCTCCAAGCGGAAGGTTCCCAAGATCGTAAAAAGGTTTCCCTTCACTTGTATCCATATCGAGATAAGGAGAAAAACTTTCAATTCCATCACTGACATCTCTTAGCGCATCAGGACCTTCTTTTGTGCCCTTTCTAAAACAAGCAGTTCCATCAAATTCAAAACCTAAAATATGAAGTGAATCACGATAGATTTCTTTCGCTTCAGTTGCAAAATCATAAACGGTAGAAGGGGTCTTAAAATCTTTTAGATCGCCCTTCACGATTTCTTTACTCATAGAATTTTACCTCACAATTATTCCTACTAAGTAAGCGTAACCAAAGGCTTGGTCAACTAATTCCTAATGGCCAGATAATTTGTATCTTAATTAGCTTGCTGGTGGGTTTGCTCACCTTCCTCATGAGACTTTTCGAGGGCAACATTCACCTCTTTTTCATCTCTTAGGTCGTGTAATAGAGCATAGTGAATCGCTTTTTTAAAGCGCTCCCAATAAACTTTATGTTTACGGTTATCACTGCTTGGAAGCTCTAACGTATAAGTAGGAATTGAACGCTCATTACCAGCGTAATTTCCTAAACTTCCAGGGAAGAAAGGATAGTTCTTGATTCTATAACCCTTGGCCTCACGACTCATCTGTAAGAGCAGTTGAGTGGCCTTATGAGAGATTTTCACCCCCAACTCTTCCGGCCCATCATAATCAAGAATTGTTAAAGGCGCATGTACTGAGAGGATCTTATTTGGCCCATAGCGTTTGATGAGATTCACTTGAAAAAGTGTTTCAGGTTCACTAAGTGGTTTCTTCCCAGGGAAACGTCTCTTATCTTTACTGTAACGGTGTTTCCAAAGTCTAAGAGCGTCTTTACTCCAGTCTTTTGTTGGAAAGTTTCTATTGAGGTC from Halobacteriovorax sp. GB3 includes:
- a CDS encoding pyridoxine 5'-phosphate synthase, with translation MIPRLGVNIDHVATLRQARGEDYPSVVEAARVVLENGADQITIHLREDRRHIQDTDVEAVQLVTKRYGKPLNLELGCNDEIVEIAIATAPEWVCLVPEKREERTTEGGLDLVSSTNFEKVNKTCELIKEKSPNTKISLFLEADLQTLELASKMKIDAVEVHTGDYARAHLLEEDYSKYLTQFKAAHEFLLSKKINCHAGHGLTKESVVPLLENNLFEEYNIGHWIICQAVFNGLGNVTKDLQSLFTHYDH
- the glmM gene encoding phosphoglucosamine mutase; amino-acid sequence: MAQRKLFGTDGIRGRANIYPMTPEVATALGRAVTHYFQTHGNGKRKKPLIIVGKDTRLSCYMLEQAFAAGVCSQGGSVILTGPLPTPGVAFVTKSMRADAGVMISASHNSFDDNGIKIFDANGHKLPDEVELELEELVLTPELMTVRVGHELGNAKRLKEVFGRYIVHVKSAIKGDVDLDGMRIVLDCANGAGYKVAPMMFDELGAEVMLLGVQPNGENINLNCGSLHPEKAADKVEKYRADLGICLDGDGDRVTIIDKNGEVIDGDVLIGLFAKMLLDQGSLKKGDTVVGTVMSNLGLEVYLKSLGLKFHRTKVGDRYIMEYMRESGAILGGEPSGHIIFKEHSTTGDGSLAALKMVEAIKTYGDELTKILEEIKLYPQVTKSAIVNKKVPFDTIEPVQAMLKKVDEQLGDKGRVLVRYSGTEPLARVMVEGERFDLVNSLCDELVSVVTAELGQ
- a CDS encoding CdaR family protein gives rise to the protein MVIRSKKKINKGRIERTFLKLVSILLSLFLWFYVVNSEPQEIVKQMRIDFIAPTGLAVSKAETRQVSVKLKGARAFINDIIGRNEKIKIDLSKVPFKKGKDFQVHIGPNDIAVPFGVDVLEVIPHEITLGLDRKIKKYIPIRANLVGGLPSELRLVKKELLPKRILIEGPVELMRKTGLIRTVPIDISDLEGSGELKIALTELDEGIGYDRDQMIVFDYNVRAKTANMTLKNIPIRFLSSKKVTSASSRMVSIDVLAPDGVSIKESDVQVIADVPEGKKGRVRVKLRATLPEGVHLLQINPQSINVRVR
- the cdaA gene encoding diadenylate cyclase CdaA; the protein is MQILDIFVNQMSMKDFVDVFLVAVLLYQILRIVHGTRALQMLMGIVILVGFFFAAQYYKFYSLNWILRHFFDSFFLIFIILFQDQIRSALASVGTGKKFFGFFQRPEAELDIEEIIEVTSAMSRKRIGALIVFERKNGLYDYIATGTKMESHIHSDILYSIFQTKSPLHDGAVIIRGNKIAAAGCFLPLSKNVEIDRHLGTRHRAALGISEVTDAIVVTASEETGRISLCVKGVFYPCENEGHLRQYMKHIWAQEKLSKELAPITSVEKV
- a CDS encoding secondary thiamine-phosphate synthase enzyme YjbQ, with protein sequence MTYKKLNVQTKGEGFYDVTRELRKMAKDLFSNESGMIQLFITHTSAGLTINESFDPSARIDLENFLKHLAPRDLKFITHTDEGEDDSPSHMKAILMNQNLGIIVERGELILGTWQGVYLCEFRDDPKTRSILVKPFFD
- a CDS encoding sigma 54-interacting transcriptional regulator, with product MLASFQEFKFYQSFRIPVEEADDLRFLIQKEDELGNDVYIEDGKLQDISVTGLGFSTKERISVGTPLTISLQFKKYHLDLTGQVVRAFSNTIEDEEIIYGVEIDEEKKIHKFLEQYILSFSSERLKECLIDSALKERYTKASEGFEMFSLLLSLFKDITHFGDKEGFLDNMLEEVVRIMNAQRSSIFLINPENNELEAIAALGCDKDQLKFDYRLGIAGSVFTTGVALNIDVQNDSSRFNECFDKMLEFQTKSIICHPIHNREDKIIGVIEVINKRNQDRFTIEDEKTMKVLALVFSSVFHGFNPISETSQLRRFSQPFDRKFALIGKHPHVGSLRNSIIKIKDLDEPVLIHGEKGVGKTLYAKILHHEGSRGLHSFDTIHCEDKDVAHLEKKLWGPGEQECVLTSNQGGTVLLHEVSQLSLEQQRKLHEIIKKRGIPESRINIDARIIATSSKDLGKLVDEGSFDREFYEFLSSAYIAIEPLRRRIDDLELLTEYFLKIECKKQGLLLKSFSPKAMQKMKDYDWPANVKELKTCIERAVLYNPRSHVITEVALENTTTPLLDFNHKQRMFGSIPFVSDFSISLKDRIALVEREMILAEIKRNNGNKSKAAKEMGISREALRKKLLMSNKVLDSLEGDSSPASLSEEKKAA
- a CDS encoding adenosylmethionine decarboxylase translates to MLFEGSEKKCELIVDSSKINLRELDKEFWKELVAKCNATILSTISNEHCDAYLLSESSLFVWKDHFLLITCGQTTLIDSIVFFLETHGQEAVRQLIFQRKNEYFSYLQPTTFFDDVKKLKKTIDGEAYRFGKIDGHHNYLFHINKEYKPTNLDKTYELLMYDICPKCIEVLTKENQTKEVLRDFLALDKLIPGFIIDDFVFEPYGYSLNAIKDEHYLTIHITPQESSSYISFETNFDLVEKINIPLEVFRPGSFDLITFNSDNIPQLIAQVPDAYTDKRKVQGELGCGYTVTFSHFYKHVQETLAPYKLEEF